The genome window CTATTCGCAAGAAAATAAAAAGGGCTGCAGATTTATTTTTGGACAATGATAAAGATTCTACTAAAAATAATAAAAGTACGTTTTTCTATCTCATTGATGAATATGAAAAGGAAGAGGCAGATACTTTATCTCGATTAAATAAATTAAATAAGGAGATTAACCTACAAAACAACTTAAATATCAAAACTAATATTGAATATGTAGCTAACCATTTAAAAGAATTTATAAATATTATATCCGAAGAAGAAAAGAAGTTATTATTTCACAGTATTATTAAAGAGGTGCATGTTACAAATGGACCAAAACCAAAGGATAGATTAATTAAAAACGTAATCTTTCACTTTACTGAAGATGAATTTAATGAGTATGGTCAATCTTTAAGGCAAGCTAGTTGCTAAATCACCATCTATTACAGGTGAAGGTAGCAGTCTATTTTATAATAGACTGCTATTGCTTTTAAATAAGTTAAGAAAATTAGAGTTTTTGTTATATAACTACTAAAAGAAATATAGCTTACAGTTCAGGTTTGACTAATATTATTTCATTAGGTTTAAGGCCCGTCCGAGTGTATAACTCAGGTATTTTTTCTCCTTCTAGCCCCGCTAACATTAAAGCAAGCTTCCCTTGTTCAAAGGCATTTTGTACGGATTTTCCGAAAGCAATAGCAGAATAAAACTGTGCAGCGAATTCTCTTGCAGCATCATCGTAGACGGCTTCATTCATACCTATTGCACAGTCAATGTGTTCCGTTACAGCTTCTGCTTGTCCACTTGAAAAACAGTTATTAAAAATAACGAGTTTAATTGAATCAGACATTGTCTTCATTAATAGGGTAACCGCCTCTTTAGATAGAAGACTTGTAGACCCTTCCGGCGTTTCTAGTACAATATCATGGTCAGAAGAACCGTGACCACTAAAATGAATTATATGAGGTTTTACTTCGTTTATAGCTTGCAAAATATCATTGGAACGTACTGCCCATCGAGATTGTAAATTGATTGAATCTCGGTATTCAGAAGCACGAATCTTTTCGTGTATGAGACGAATTTCCTGATCTAATCTTAATGAACTTTGGTCAATAGGATTGGATGCTAAGAATAGAACGTTTATTTTTTCTGGAAGTGACTCGAAGTTAATTGAAATGGGATTGGCTGATATTTCTTGGCTAATTCTTTGTTGTTTTTTTAACTCATCTGTAATAGCTTTTGTATGTCTTAACTCAGCAGTTTTATTCTTCTTTAATTCTCTATCTTCTGAGCGCCGTAATTGATCCAACGCGTGATTTAAAGATTTAATTTTATTAGCCTTTTTTCCTTTAAGGTCACCTATTTTTTTTTGGGTATTAATCAGTTCTCTTTGTTTAGAATTAAGAGTCGAGGCACTTTTTGTACTCTGTATAGTTTTTAATGCTTTTGCCAACTTTTCTTGCTCTTTACCTATATCCTTTTCAATATTAGCGATCTCCTTTTCTAA of Niallia circulans contains these proteins:
- a CDS encoding CHAT domain-containing protein, translated to MSATMYRNKVQGLEKEIANIEKDIGKEQEKLAKALKTIQSTKSASTLNSKQRELINTQKKIGDLKGKKANKIKSLNHALDQLRRSEDRELKKNKTAELRHTKAITDELKKQQRISQEISANPISINFESLPEKINVLFLASNPIDQSSLRLDQEIRLIHEKIRASEYRDSINLQSRWAVRSNDILQAINEVKPHIIHFSGHGSSDHDIVLETPEGSTSLLSKEAVTLLMKTMSDSIKLVIFNNCFSSGQAEAVTEHIDCAIGMNEAVYDDAAREFAAQFYSAIAFGKSVQNAFEQGKLALMLAGLEGEKIPELYTRTGLKPNEIILVKPEL